Proteins co-encoded in one Nicotiana sylvestris chromosome 7, ASM39365v2, whole genome shotgun sequence genomic window:
- the LOC104245277 gene encoding PHD finger protein ALFIN-LIKE 1-like, producing the protein MASIPSSPRTVEEIFKDYNARRTGIVRALTYDVDEFYNLCDPEKENLCLYGHPNETWEVNLPAEEVPPELPEPALGINFARDGMNRRDWLSLVAVHSDCWLLSVSFYFGARLNRNERKRLFSMMNDLPTVFEVVTERKPLKDKPSADSGSRSRGSIKRSNDGQAKSTPNLADESYEEDEEEHGETLCGSCGGNYSADEFWIGCDICEKWYHGKCVKITPAKAESIKQYKCPSCMKRARQ; encoded by the exons ATGGCCTCAATTCCTTCAAGTCCTCGTACTGTAGAAGAGATCTTCAAAGATTACAACGCTCGTAGAACTGGCATAGTTCGTGCTTTAACTTATG ATGTGGATGAATTCTACAATCTGTGTGATCCAG AGAAGGAAAATTTGTGTCTGTATGGACATCCAAATGAAACTTGGGAAGTCAACCTTCCTGCCGAGGAAGTACCACCTGAGCTCCCAGAGCCAGCACTTGGGATAAATTTTGCTAGGGATGGAATGAATCGTAGAGATTGGCTTTCCCTCGTTGCTGTTCACAGTGATTGTTGGTTGCTTTCTGTGTCTTTCTATTTTGGAGCTCGCCTTAACCGAAATGAAAG GAAGCGTCTATTCAGCATGATGAATGATCTGCCCACCGTCTTTGAAGTTGTGACAGAAAGAAAGCCTCTAAAAGATAAGCCCAGTGCAGATAGTGGGAGCAGATCACGTGGTAGCATAAAG AGATCTAATGATGGTCAGGCTAAAAGCACCCCAAACCTGGCAGATGAAAGCTAcgaggaggatgaagaagaacATGGGGAAACACTCTGTGGAAGCTGTGGTGGGAACTACAGCGCTGATGAATTTTGGATTGGCTGTGACATCTGTGAGAAGTGGTACCATGGAAAGTGTGTGAAGATAACACCTGCTAAAGCTGAGAGTATAAAGCAATACAAATGCCCGTCTTGTATGAAGCGGGCAAGACAGTAG
- the LOC138873836 gene encoding uncharacterized protein — MNVINKRFDLDESKFAGSSTKNNYQHQGENNQQFQFNAGDQLHGSTSNTATISPEHFQPHVDLYPDFQEAAEAYKAEGEVPQSPIHGVTVTEVVPEGIDKKVVPEGIENKGLTLDDFELPENLSQLVMYGEPIPDESTPVHPGRTRQPGKHARSPFTSLYSSGGSTSVGPKFFYLKHPFTSVIGENVDPELTERFTNWLYIRSDKVSRRRKYYFSKKDNQIKPWLDFGCEKIDKKDWFYDLAHPGQVINNTHIDVIMYYLRKRGKYGPNNNTRFTTTDCLFKTKIERIYDKFISSPPEQRYSVVKPEDDVGEYILGYRILANVAWDLVDYVLIPVNLVENFHWLLLVFDIKDRQLYVYDSMVRANRHKTVETLVDKFSIIIPLYLSCTGFYGKRKDINFKSTKAYIEKPVTDPLDIQWMVAEIPQQKEGSVDCGVFVAAFAEYVSLGDLAIPKEDLSDIDQHRRRYGALLWDYATKKQEDGSISESEVTGRLARRKGAPAKNERTRVQRKKK, encoded by the exons atgaatGTGATAAACAAGAGGTTTGATTTGGACGAGTCAAAG TTTGCTGGTAGTTCAACAAAAAATAATTACCAACATCAAGGAGAGAACAACCAGCAATTCCAGTTCAATGCTGGTGATCAACTGCATGGAAGCACAAGCAATACAG CTACAATTTCTCCAGAACATTTTCAACCACATGTTGACTTATATCCTGACTTCCAAGAAGCAGCTGAGGCATATAAAGCAG AAGGTGAAGTTCCACAGTCGCCAATTCACGGTGTGACTGTGACTGAAGTTGTTCCTGAAGGCATTGATAAAAAAGTTGTTCCTGAAGGCATTGAAAACAAAGGTTTGACATTGGATGACTTTGAGCTGCCAGAAAACTTATCACAGTTGGTCATGTATGGCGAGCCCATACCAGATGAATCAACCCCTGTTCATCCCGGTAGAACCAGGCAACCGGGAAAACATGCACGATCACCTTTCACATCTTTGTATAGTTCTGGAGGCAGCACATCTGTTGGACCTAAATTTTTTTACCTCAAGCACCCCTTCACAAGTGTCATAGGTGAAAATGTAGATCCTGAATTGACAGAAAGGTTCACCAACTGGTTATACATTCGTAGTGATAAAGTATCTAGGAG GAGGAAATATTACTTTTCCAAGAAggataaccaaatcaagccttggttggattttggttgtGAAAAGATTGATAAGAAGGACTGGTTTTATGACCTTGCTCACCCCGGACAAGTCATCAATAACACA CACATTGATGTTATTATGTATTATCTGCGAAAAAGAGGCAAATATGGCCCCAACAATAATACTAGGTTCACAACCACGGATTGCTTGTTCAAGACAAAGATTGAAAGAATCTATGACAAGTTCATAAGTTCTCCACCGGAACAAAGGTATTCGGTTGTTAAACCCGAGGATGATGTTGGAGAATATATTCTTGGGTACAGAATTCTTGCTAATGTTGCCTGGGATCTTGTTGACTATGTGCTCATACCTGTGAACCTTGTAGAGAACTTCCATTGGTTGTTGCTAGTTTTTGACATAAAGGACAGACAACTTTATGTTTATGATTCCATGGTGAGAGCAAACCGTCATAAAACAGTTGAGACATTGGTTGACAAGTTTTCAATCATTATCCCTCTGTATTTGTCATGCACTGGTTTCTATGGTAAACGTAAAGACATTAACTTCAAGAGCACAAAGGCATACATCGAGAAACCAGTTACGGACCCTCTCGACATACAATGGATGGTTGCTGAGATTCCACAACAAAAGGAAGGCTCAGT cgattgtggtgtatttgtggCTGCATTTGCGGAGTATGTTAGCCTTGGAGATTTGGCAATCCCAAAGGAAGATCTTTCTGATATTGACCAACACCGTAGACGCTATGGAGCTCTACTGTGGGACTATGCaacaaagaagcaagaagatgGGTCAATCAGTGAGAGTGAGGTTACTGGCAGGCTAGCAAGGAGGAAGGGTGCTCCGGCAAAAAACGAGAGGACTAGAGTGCAACGAAAGAAGAAATAG
- the LOC138873835 gene encoding uncharacterized protein, producing the protein MCVVSDRHESILKATSVVYPGLAHYSCMWHIWTNIRSKFKKGHLQLHELYFATARSYTLDEFNERMLKIEEVDLRVKSYLYDIGYHRWSRVHATVNRTFTMTSNIAESLNVVTKDARELPIFDLFEYMRTLLERWTKEKLSKAKGTFTYLGHKYNKELEDNSTLSQKLRVRASTDHIHTVLDGVKRYIVCLENKKCSCGQFQLDELPCAHALAALRHRNETYENYCSPYYTRKSLLLTYEMPVNPLPDEGKWDVPQHILDEVVKPPAGDKRQPGRPHKERYKTFDEIKSKKYKVSCGNCEGEGHNKRTCKNAPKKK; encoded by the exons ATGTGTGTTGTTTCAGATAGGCATGAGAGTATACTGAAGGCAACATCAGTTGTCTATCCAGGATTGGCACACTACTCTTGCATGTGGCATATATGGACAAATAtaaggtcaaaattcaagaagggacatctacaattacatgaattgtactttgctacagcacggtcatacactctggatgaatttaatgaaaggatgttGAAGATTGAAGAGGTAGACCTGCGTGTAAAGTCTTACCTATAtgatattggctatcatagatggtCAAGAGTACATGCAACGGTGAATAGAACTTTTACTATGACGTCAAACATTGCCGAGTCGTTGAATGTTGTAACAAAAGATGCAAGAGAGCTTCCAATATTTGATCTATTTGAGTATATGAGGACTCTTCTTGAACGTTGGACAAAAGAAAAGTTATCGAAGGCAAAGGGTACTTTCACATACCTTGGTCACAAATACAACAAAGAATTGGAAGACAACAGTACATTATCTCAGAAACTAAGG gtgagggcttcaacagatcatatacatactgtgttagatggtgtgaagcggtacattgtgtgtctagaaaacaagaaatgtagctgtggacaattccaacttgatgaacttCCATGTGCGCATGCTTTGGCAGCATTAAGGCATAGGAATGAAACATACGAAAACTATTGCTCTCCGTATTACACAAGGAAGAGCCTTCTGCTTACCTATGAAATGCCAGTAAATCCTCTTCCTGATGAAGGCAAATGGGATGTGCCACAACATATTTTGGATGAGGTAGTAAAGCCACCGGCGGGAGATAAAAGGCAGCCAGGGAGACCTCACAAGGAAAGATATAAAACATTTGATGAAATAAAGTCAAAGAAATACAAGGTGTCATGTGGCAATTGTGAAggtgaagggcataacaaaagaaCTTGCAAGAATGCGCCGAAAAAGAAATGA